One region of Trinickia violacea genomic DNA includes:
- a CDS encoding hydrogenase large subunit, whose protein sequence is MRIDALGLSDLARLSAFAGKASAFFARIDAATWVRIASTVREGGGRLISLWGAEAAAGTFVMSAAYALEDGLLWVQLPVASADDEEGYPDLSTIFPCASRMQRAVYDLLGLRAVGAGDTRPWLNHGNWPAGYYPLQKLSSGAGRFESHEADYPFVPVAGDGVHEIAVGPIHAGIIEPGHFRFSVVGEKVLRLEERLGYAHRGIERLFQETPLLQGHRLAGRIAGDTTVAFSWAYCMAVERALNVFIPPRAQWLRALLLERERIANHLGDLGALGNDAGFAFGLAQFSRLKEDWLRLNDKAFGHRLLMDQIVPGGVARDMNTDRVVAVAHQCERIEAEVRVLQRIYEDQSGLQDRFAGAGRLSANVAEHFSVCGPVARASGRKIDVRVDHPHAPYHEVLVRITSDDRGDVAARVAVRFNEVYESFRLLHALVHGLPEGDVAASVEPGGPPARGVGWVEGWRGDVFVALETREDATIARCHCHDPSWQNWPALEHAIIGNIVPDFPLINKSFNLNYAGHDL, encoded by the coding sequence ATGCGGATCGACGCGCTTGGACTTTCTGACCTCGCTCGGCTGTCGGCGTTTGCCGGCAAAGCGTCAGCCTTTTTTGCACGAATCGACGCGGCGACCTGGGTCCGCATCGCCAGCACGGTGCGGGAAGGTGGTGGGCGACTGATCTCGCTATGGGGTGCGGAAGCGGCCGCGGGCACGTTCGTCATGTCCGCGGCATATGCGTTGGAAGATGGCCTGCTTTGGGTGCAATTGCCTGTCGCCAGTGCAGACGATGAAGAGGGATATCCTGACCTGTCCACGATTTTCCCCTGTGCATCGCGCATGCAGCGCGCGGTCTACGACCTGCTCGGACTGCGTGCGGTGGGCGCCGGGGATACGCGGCCGTGGCTAAATCATGGCAACTGGCCCGCCGGCTACTATCCGCTACAAAAACTGTCTTCCGGAGCCGGGCGCTTTGAATCGCACGAAGCGGATTATCCGTTCGTACCGGTCGCTGGAGACGGGGTTCACGAGATAGCGGTCGGGCCGATCCATGCCGGCATCATCGAGCCGGGGCACTTTCGCTTCTCGGTCGTCGGCGAGAAAGTGCTGCGGCTCGAGGAACGACTCGGTTATGCGCACCGGGGCATCGAGCGGTTGTTTCAGGAAACGCCTTTGCTACAAGGGCACCGATTGGCAGGGCGAATCGCCGGGGACACTACGGTCGCTTTTTCGTGGGCGTATTGCATGGCCGTCGAGCGTGCGCTGAATGTGTTCATTCCACCCCGTGCGCAGTGGCTGCGGGCTCTGTTGCTTGAGCGTGAGCGCATCGCCAATCACCTGGGGGATCTGGGTGCGCTCGGCAACGATGCCGGGTTCGCGTTCGGCCTCGCGCAGTTTTCGCGGCTGAAGGAAGACTGGCTGCGTCTGAACGACAAGGCTTTCGGCCATCGACTTCTGATGGATCAGATTGTGCCGGGAGGCGTCGCGCGCGATATGAACACGGACCGCGTGGTCGCTGTCGCGCATCAGTGCGAGCGAATCGAAGCCGAAGTTCGCGTGCTGCAGCGCATCTACGAAGACCAGTCAGGCTTGCAGGACCGCTTTGCGGGCGCGGGCAGGCTCAGCGCGAACGTAGCCGAGCATTTCAGCGTCTGTGGCCCAGTCGCCCGCGCGAGCGGTCGGAAAATAGACGTGCGGGTCGACCACCCTCATGCGCCTTACCATGAAGTTCTGGTGAGGATCACGAGCGATGACCGGGGCGACGTGGCGGCACGCGTCGCGGTCCGCTTCAACGAAGTCTACGAGTCCTTCCGGCTGCTGCACGCGCTTGTGCATGGTCTGCCCGAAGGTGACGTCGCCGCGTCGGTCGAGCCCGGCGGGCCGCCTGCACGCGGCGTCGGCTGGGTCGAAGGCTGGCGGGGCGACGTATTTGTCGCGCTCGAAACCCGCGAGGACGCGACCATTGCGCGATGCCACTGCCACGATCCGTCATGGCAAAACTGGCCGGCGCTGGAGCACGCGATCATCGGCAATATCGTTCCCGATTTCCCGTTGATCAATAAGTCATTCAATCTGAACTACGCGGGACATGACTTGTAA
- a CDS encoding NADH-quinone oxidoreductase subunit B family protein, which translates to MWQLLKQIALTDIPAERIPVANDAWRVEHGQIQQEIVDVLGRALCIRQIDGGSCNGCELEIHALNNPYYNIEGLGIKFVASPRHADMLLITGPLALNMREAVRRAYEATPNPKLVVAAGDCAYTGGIFKDSYAVCGPLSNLLPVDVAIPGCPPPPIDLLRGILTALRARRGTLAP; encoded by the coding sequence ATGTGGCAACTTCTCAAGCAGATCGCACTGACCGACATTCCCGCCGAGCGCATCCCGGTCGCCAACGACGCATGGCGCGTCGAGCACGGACAGATACAGCAGGAAATCGTCGACGTGCTCGGCCGCGCGCTTTGTATTCGCCAGATCGATGGGGGCTCCTGCAACGGATGCGAACTCGAAATCCATGCACTTAATAACCCCTACTACAACATTGAAGGGCTCGGCATCAAATTCGTCGCGAGCCCCCGTCATGCTGACATGCTGCTAATCACCGGGCCCCTCGCACTGAACATGCGAGAGGCCGTGCGCCGGGCCTATGAGGCCACCCCCAATCCGAAACTGGTAGTCGCCGCGGGTGACTGCGCCTACACGGGTGGCATCTTCAAGGACAGCTACGCCGTGTGCGGGCCCCTGTCGAATCTGCTTCCGGTTGATGTCGCGATACCCGGCTGTCCGCCGCCGCCGATCGATCTGCTAAGAGGCATTCTCACGGCGTTGCGCGCGAGACGCGGCACACTCGCGCCGTGA